A portion of the Romeriopsis navalis LEGE 11480 genome contains these proteins:
- a CDS encoding non-ribosomal peptide synthetase: MNTLEFIKSLRQLNIQLTVEGDRLRCNAPQGVMTSALKAELTARKAEIIAVFQNTKTAESSAIQSIPRVGTLPLSFAQQRLWFLDQLEGQSANYNIPHALRLSGALNVKALERSITEIIARHEVLRTTFPTIAGEPVQVVNAPESLILDIIDLQGLQEPELTREARRLARAAAHEPFDLGCDRPIRVKLLQMAPAVHILVVTMHHIVSDGWSMRIFSRELSVLYRDFSQGQSSSLEALPIQYADFAHWQQQWLSDTVLEQQLHYWQQQLYGLPSSLDLPTDRPRPAQQTYNGDRQILTLSPALTESLKALSQKTGATLYMLLLAAFQVLLFRQTWKTDIAVGTTIANRNRQDIENLIGFFANTLVIRTDLGGKPTFLELLDRVKQTTLDAYAHQDLPFEKLVEALKPERNLSYHPIIQIIFSWQNQVRKSLELTDLEVETFPLDSNVAKFDLGLNVIDRGDQLVAAFTYNTDLFEPATIERFAQQFQIILNTIVVQPEQTVTALARIKTSKKHFSCVLVGQGSLLMPCAETLLRHGHRIEQIVSSDRIVHDWSAERDINALTSSKDLVDVLDPKSFDYLFSILNLEILPPALLSLPVRGAINLHDALLPKYGGLYAPSWAIMHQEAEHGITWHWMTEGIDEGDILKQYPLSISATETAFTLNAKCYDAALQSFPQLIDDLLHDRISVNPQDLDQRSYFNAVQRPTPGCVVDWSWSADAIAALFRALDFGAYANPLGLPKLYVAGDFYVIKAIEISKYSTDVAPGTVVKIVADWLQIATASQDIIVRSLSTLESLPVELSTWAIQYQLQAGSLLPACPPELNQTITSTEAISLRWEALWAEQLAVLEPLNLPISAHSDATSRLQSQMLTLALSSVAQTLIAEAKWHPQDILSAAFFAYLARITQSNVFDLGFTVAWEFPETAPTAIFASVVPFRMEINYEDAFDSIISQVQLQIRRIQKHQTFYRDVVSRYPELSALCNSSIEQQLPVRLALPDRLSHYRPSSDLDFEFVIDQLGDCTFVYDAERYRTSDISGILRSFAAFLEHWLLNPDAQLKQLSLLSTADIAAVSQWQQPLLEYPQQRIDELFEAQVERTPQATALFDGSTNQTLTYQELNQQANQVAHYLRSHGVQAESLVGLCLERSTMMIVAILGILKAGGAYLPLDPTYPKQRLDLIVADAQPSLVLTNRRTQMACTITDIPHLCLDADRLAITQFPADNLKPINSLNDLAYVIYTSGSTGKPKGVMIEHGALTNFAIAAQQTYGLSEINSTQDKSPDRILQFASISFDAAAEEIYPCLISGSTLVLRNDDMLSSVEQFVKTCQTWQLTVLDLPTAYWQQLVLELAANRVVLPVSLRLVIIGGERVAPESIKTWQRMVGDAPQLINTYGPTEATVVATAYAIMSSTRIQNEVPIGQAITNVQTYVLDAYLQPVPIGVPGELYIGGSGLARGYLNRPDLTTERFIAHPFNQADGNRLYKTGDLVRYLPQGDLEFLGRIDQQVKIRGFRVELGEIEAALLQHPDIESVLVDTRTDASASQQLVAYVIARGEAPVTSELRNFLKVSLPEYMLPSAFVSLDRWPLTPSGKVDRRALSEIDLAQRAIDQAFIAPQTSIEIQLSQIWSELLQQEQVGVYDNFFELGGHSLLATQVVSRIRAAFSIELPLRTLFESPTIAALALVVKAQEMDDHLTPILPVLREADLPLSFAQQRLWFLDQLDHQSATYNVPKAFQLSGPLVIQAMEAAISEIVNRHEALRTNFQIIDSQPVQVITPAIPLTLEIIDLQSESELDQIAEVHRLAQAAAYEPFDLQTDRLIRVKLLKRSPESHVLLVTMHHIVSDGWSMGIFTHELSVLYRDFSTGNVASLPPLAIQYADFSHWQRAYLQGDVLERQLDYWQQQLADGPTCLELPIDAPRPAIQTFQGESVRFRLDAALTQKLKELSQTAGTTLFMTLLSAFAILLHRYTQADDIVIGSPIANRNRREIESLIGFFVNTLPLRTDLTGNPTFLTLLQRVSQMTLDAYAHQDLPFEKLVEELNPERNLSYHPLFQVMFVWQNALSKTLELPGIQLEALPVDWKIAKFDLTLSMSETDTELSGAFSYNCDLFKPATIERLVGHFQILLNAIVADPEQTISAFPLLTAAERQQQLFEWNATQTDYPRDACIHRLFEAQVEQRPHDIAIIFKQQQLTYRQLNTKANQLADHLQSFGVRTGSLIGLCVDRSIEMIVGLLAILKLGGVYVPIDPAAPRERFAFMLEDTKISLVLSAPGVLDQFVAEPFLNNIRHCDIDLAALNHNASANLKHHSKATDLAYVMYTSGSTGKPKGVSIPHRGVVRLVQETNYVAINANDVFLQLAPISFDAATLEIWGALLNGARLVLFPEAMPTPQTIRQVVADYQVTCLWLTAGLFHLMVDDSLEGLQSLRYLLAGGDVLSVSHVQRAVAQLDHCTVINGYGPTENTTFTCCYPISAAESITQSVPIGRPIANTQVYVLNAQRQPVPIGVAGELYVGGDGLAQAYFNRSSLTESQFIPHPFSDEPDARLYKTGDLVRYLPDGNLEFVGRFDHQVKIRGFRIELGEIEAALGQHPEVREAVVILREDVPNDQRLVAYFTTEYAGLTASKLAQFLKSLLPSYMLPAAFIRLAALPLTLNGKVDRRSLPVPDFTLGERDPQSVVIPQTLMEEMLARIWVDVLGIESLARNRTEIDIHANFFEMGGHSLSAVQIITQIRQVFQVELPLSTLFQASTIAGLAKLVAAEQQHGLGDRSTPWACLVPMQTGGTKPPVFLVPGGNHGERELITLTKLIYSLGPDQTVYGLRTQSVEGKGAPYESLEAMAADYVRELRQLQPQGPYQLLGECTGGLVALEMAQQLQLQGEVVGNLVLLDTAFPSQARSQSFREGRKISTQLRKYRRDIAQLKPRQIARHSLAQIKKATALFVSPKILDQQTQGYYAAIKHKENIFKYQPRPYTGQMTLLINRASYEHKPTLGWEALEGVELTVYPVSGDHDSYIGQHVKSTADVLKRCLAETQNNNA, encoded by the coding sequence ATGAATACTCTGGAATTTATTAAATCTCTGCGTCAGCTGAATATCCAACTTACGGTTGAAGGCGATCGTCTACGCTGTAATGCACCTCAAGGTGTGATGACGTCTGCGCTTAAAGCTGAGTTGACTGCTCGAAAAGCTGAAATCATTGCGGTTTTTCAGAATACAAAGACAGCAGAAAGTTCGGCAATCCAGTCTATTCCTCGGGTTGGGACGCTACCCCTTTCGTTTGCCCAACAGCGGCTTTGGTTCTTGGACCAACTTGAGGGCCAAAGTGCAAATTATAATATTCCTCACGCACTCCGATTATCTGGTGCCCTAAATGTCAAAGCATTAGAACGATCAATCACCGAAATCATCGCGCGCCACGAAGTGCTCCGCACAACATTTCCGACGATCGCAGGTGAGCCAGTCCAGGTCGTGAATGCGCCTGAATCACTCATCTTGGACATTATCGACCTACAGGGACTGCAAGAACCAGAATTGACGCGTGAAGCACGACGCCTGGCAAGGGCAGCAGCCCATGAGCCATTCGATTTAGGCTGTGATCGACCGATTCGAGTCAAATTGCTGCAGATGGCACCCGCGGTGCACATTTTGGTGGTGACCATGCATCATATTGTCTCGGATGGCTGGTCCATGAGGATTTTTTCCCGCGAACTCTCAGTCTTATATCGGGATTTTTCCCAAGGTCAATCTTCATCTCTTGAGGCTTTGCCGATTCAATACGCGGACTTCGCTCACTGGCAGCAGCAGTGGTTGTCGGATACCGTTCTGGAGCAACAGCTGCACTACTGGCAACAGCAGCTCTACGGTTTACCATCAAGCCTTGATCTACCGACGGATCGTCCTCGCCCGGCACAGCAAACTTATAATGGCGATCGCCAAATCTTAACGCTTTCTCCAGCCCTGACTGAATCGCTGAAAGCGCTGAGCCAAAAAACGGGTGCGACGCTATATATGTTATTGTTAGCGGCTTTTCAAGTGCTGCTCTTTCGTCAAACTTGGAAAACGGATATTGCGGTGGGCACCACGATCGCCAATCGTAATCGTCAGGACATCGAGAACTTAATTGGATTTTTTGCGAATACTTTAGTAATTCGGACCGATTTAGGTGGAAAACCGACATTTCTAGAACTGCTGGATCGAGTTAAACAGACTACTCTAGATGCCTATGCTCACCAGGATTTACCATTTGAGAAGCTAGTTGAGGCACTCAAGCCAGAGCGAAACTTAAGTTACCACCCCATTATCCAAATTATCTTTAGCTGGCAAAATCAAGTCCGAAAATCACTTGAATTAACCGATTTGGAGGTTGAGACATTCCCCTTAGATAGTAATGTTGCCAAGTTCGATCTAGGACTGAATGTCATTGATCGAGGTGATCAGCTCGTTGCGGCCTTTACCTACAACACTGATTTATTTGAGCCAGCAACGATCGAACGATTTGCCCAGCAGTTCCAGATCATCCTCAATACGATCGTAGTTCAACCGGAGCAAACTGTAACGGCTCTAGCACGGATAAAAACCTCGAAAAAGCATTTTTCCTGTGTGCTTGTTGGTCAGGGAAGTTTGCTGATGCCCTGCGCTGAGACGTTGCTCCGGCATGGTCATCGGATCGAGCAGATTGTCTCCAGTGATCGCATCGTTCATGATTGGTCAGCAGAACGCGATATTAATGCGTTGACGTCGAGTAAGGATTTAGTTGATGTACTTGATCCAAAATCATTTGATTATCTTTTTAGTATTCTCAATCTGGAAATCTTACCGCCAGCACTTTTAAGTCTACCGGTGCGGGGTGCGATTAATCTGCATGATGCATTGCTGCCAAAATATGGTGGGCTTTATGCACCATCCTGGGCAATTATGCATCAGGAAGCAGAACATGGCATTACCTGGCATTGGATGACGGAAGGCATTGATGAAGGTGATATTCTTAAACAATATCCACTGTCTATTTCAGCGACTGAAACCGCATTTACCCTCAATGCAAAGTGTTATGACGCAGCACTCCAGTCATTTCCTCAATTAATCGATGATCTACTGCACGATCGGATTTCGGTCAATCCTCAGGATTTAGACCAGCGCAGCTACTTTAATGCTGTTCAACGGCCAACTCCAGGTTGCGTAGTGGACTGGAGTTGGTCTGCCGATGCAATTGCGGCGTTGTTTAGAGCGCTTGATTTTGGTGCCTATGCTAATCCTTTGGGATTACCGAAGCTTTATGTCGCGGGCGATTTTTATGTCATCAAGGCGATCGAGATTAGCAAATATTCGACAGATGTTGCACCGGGAACGGTGGTTAAGATTGTCGCTGATTGGCTCCAGATTGCAACAGCGAGCCAAGATATTATCGTGCGATCGCTATCCACTTTGGAAAGCCTGCCGGTTGAGTTATCTACCTGGGCGATTCAGTATCAGCTACAGGCAGGATCGCTCTTACCTGCCTGTCCACCGGAATTGAATCAAACAATTACCTCAACCGAAGCGATTTCTCTGCGCTGGGAGGCTCTTTGGGCCGAACAATTAGCCGTATTAGAGCCCCTGAATCTACCAATTTCAGCGCATAGCGATGCCACATCACGGCTTCAATCACAAATGCTGACTTTGGCGTTATCGTCAGTGGCTCAGACGTTGATCGCTGAAGCAAAATGGCATCCACAAGATATTCTGTCGGCAGCATTTTTTGCCTATCTGGCACGGATTACCCAAAGTAACGTGTTCGATCTTGGCTTCACAGTTGCATGGGAATTTCCAGAAACTGCACCAACCGCGATATTTGCGAGTGTCGTGCCTTTCCGGATGGAAATTAACTACGAGGATGCGTTTGACTCGATTATTTCCCAAGTTCAGCTACAAATTCGCCGCATCCAGAAGCATCAGACATTTTATCGGGATGTTGTGAGCCGGTATCCAGAACTTTCAGCTTTGTGTAATTCATCGATCGAACAGCAGCTACCGGTCAGACTAGCATTGCCTGATCGCTTAAGCCATTACAGACCAAGTTCTGATCTCGATTTTGAGTTCGTTATTGACCAGCTTGGCGATTGTACGTTCGTCTATGATGCAGAACGTTATCGGACAAGTGATATTTCAGGAATTTTGCGCTCGTTTGCTGCATTCCTAGAGCACTGGCTCCTTAATCCAGATGCTCAACTTAAGCAATTATCGCTGCTATCCACGGCTGATATAGCGGCGGTTAGCCAGTGGCAGCAGCCATTGCTGGAGTATCCGCAACAGCGAATTGATGAATTATTTGAAGCGCAAGTTGAGCGCACCCCCCAGGCAACAGCACTGTTTGATGGCTCGACGAATCAAACACTCACATATCAGGAGCTGAATCAGCAAGCGAATCAAGTTGCACATTACCTGCGATCGCATGGAGTCCAAGCAGAAAGTCTTGTGGGTCTATGCCTTGAGCGCTCAACCATGATGATCGTAGCCATACTTGGTATTCTCAAGGCGGGTGGGGCATACCTGCCCCTTGATCCGACCTATCCAAAACAGCGATTAGATCTGATTGTGGCAGATGCTCAGCCATCCCTGGTGCTGACTAATCGACGGACGCAAATGGCATGCACCATAACGGATATTCCACATCTTTGTCTGGATGCGGATCGACTGGCAATCACTCAGTTCCCGGCCGATAATCTCAAACCTATTAATAGTCTCAACGACCTGGCCTATGTGATTTATACCTCGGGTTCAACGGGTAAGCCGAAAGGCGTAATGATTGAGCATGGGGCGCTGACGAACTTTGCGATCGCGGCGCAGCAAACCTATGGGCTGAGTGAAATAAATTCTACTCAAGATAAATCGCCCGATCGGATACTGCAATTTGCCTCAATTAGCTTTGATGCAGCGGCGGAAGAAATCTATCCTTGCTTGATTTCTGGTAGCACCCTCGTATTGCGCAATGATGACATGCTCAGCTCCGTTGAGCAGTTTGTCAAAACCTGCCAAACCTGGCAGCTGACAGTGTTAGATTTACCCACGGCTTACTGGCAGCAGTTGGTGCTGGAACTGGCAGCCAACCGGGTCGTTTTACCCGTGTCACTGCGGCTAGTGATTATTGGGGGTGAGCGCGTTGCGCCAGAATCCATTAAAACCTGGCAGCGCATGGTCGGTGATGCGCCTCAATTAATCAATACCTATGGTCCGACAGAAGCAACTGTCGTCGCAACGGCATATGCGATTATGAGCTCAACACGCATTCAAAATGAGGTACCGATTGGTCAGGCGATTACGAATGTTCAGACTTACGTTTTAGACGCGTATTTGCAGCCCGTGCCGATCGGGGTGCCGGGTGAGTTATATATTGGCGGATCAGGTTTGGCTCGTGGCTATCTCAATCGTCCTGATCTGACTACAGAGCGGTTTATCGCCCATCCATTCAATCAGGCCGATGGCAATCGTCTCTACAAAACGGGTGATTTAGTACGTTACCTCCCGCAGGGTGACTTAGAGTTTTTAGGCCGAATTGACCAGCAGGTGAAGATTCGCGGTTTCCGAGTGGAGTTAGGTGAGATAGAAGCGGCCTTATTGCAGCATCCTGATATTGAATCCGTGCTTGTGGATACCCGCACGGATGCGTCTGCTAGTCAGCAGTTAGTCGCCTATGTAATTGCGCGTGGTGAGGCGCCAGTTACGAGTGAGCTAAGAAACTTCCTCAAGGTATCACTACCAGAATATATGCTGCCTTCAGCGTTTGTGAGTTTAGATCGTTGGCCGCTGACGCCGAGTGGAAAAGTCGATCGGCGAGCTTTATCCGAGATAGATTTGGCCCAACGTGCGATTGATCAGGCGTTTATTGCGCCTCAAACTTCGATTGAGATCCAGTTGAGTCAGATCTGGTCAGAATTATTGCAGCAGGAGCAAGTGGGTGTTTATGATAACTTTTTTGAGTTGGGCGGCCATTCACTCTTGGCAACTCAAGTTGTTTCACGGATTCGGGCTGCTTTTTCGATCGAGCTACCGCTACGTACCCTGTTTGAATCACCGACGATCGCCGCTCTCGCTTTAGTGGTTAAGGCGCAGGAGATGGATGACCATTTGACGCCGATTCTTCCGGTGTTACGGGAAGCAGATTTACCGCTTTCATTTGCCCAACAACGGCTTTGGTTTTTAGATCAACTCGATCATCAAAGTGCCACTTACAATGTACCGAAAGCCTTTCAGCTCTCGGGGCCGCTGGTGATTCAGGCAATGGAAGCGGCAATCAGCGAGATCGTGAACCGGCATGAAGCACTGCGGACAAACTTTCAGATCATTGATAGTCAGCCAGTACAGGTCATTACTCCGGCGATACCACTGACGCTTGAAATTATTGATTTACAGTCTGAGTCTGAATTGGATCAAATTGCTGAAGTACATCGCTTGGCGCAGGCCGCAGCCTATGAGCCTTTTGATTTGCAGACCGATCGACTAATTCGGGTCAAGTTGCTCAAGCGATCGCCGGAATCCCATGTCTTGCTGGTGACGATGCACCATATCGTTTCAGATGGCTGGTCAATGGGGATCTTTACGCACGAACTATCCGTCCTTTATCGGGATTTCTCAACTGGAAATGTGGCTTCATTACCACCCTTGGCAATTCAGTATGCAGACTTTTCGCATTGGCAACGAGCCTACTTACAGGGAGACGTGCTGGAGCGTCAGCTAGACTATTGGCAACAGCAATTAGCTGATGGCCCGACTTGCCTAGAATTACCGATCGATGCGCCACGCCCAGCGATTCAGACCTTTCAGGGCGAATCGGTTCGATTTCGACTGGATGCAGCCTTGACCCAGAAGCTCAAAGAGTTGAGTCAAACAGCGGGAACCACGCTATTTATGACATTGTTATCAGCTTTTGCAATTCTGCTGCATCGTTATACCCAGGCTGACGATATTGTGATTGGCTCACCGATTGCAAATCGAAATCGACGTGAAATTGAGTCACTGATCGGCTTTTTTGTGAATACGCTACCGTTGCGCACTGACCTGACGGGTAACCCGACGTTTTTGACGCTGCTACAGCGTGTTAGTCAAATGACGTTAGATGCCTATGCTCATCAAGATTTGCCCTTTGAAAAGCTGGTTGAAGAACTAAACCCTGAACGGAATCTAAGCTATCACCCGTTATTTCAAGTCATGTTTGTATGGCAAAATGCCCTATCCAAGACACTGGAATTGCCAGGAATTCAACTGGAGGCGCTGCCGGTTGACTGGAAAATTGCGAAATTTGATTTAACACTTTCAATGTCTGAGACAGATACGGAATTATCTGGAGCCTTTAGCTATAACTGTGATTTGTTTAAGCCTGCCACGATCGAACGCTTAGTTGGACATTTTCAGATTTTGCTCAATGCGATTGTTGCTGACCCCGAACAAACAATTTCCGCCTTCCCTCTATTGACCGCAGCCGAACGTCAGCAGCAGTTGTTTGAATGGAATGCCACACAGACAGATTATCCACGGGATGCTTGCATTCATCGATTATTTGAAGCCCAGGTGGAACAGCGGCCTCACGATATTGCAATTATTTTCAAGCAGCAACAGCTAACCTACCGTCAGCTCAATACGAAAGCGAATCAACTCGCTGATCATCTACAATCTTTCGGTGTTCGAACAGGTTCACTGATCGGACTATGCGTTGATCGTTCGATCGAGATGATTGTGGGATTATTAGCGATTCTCAAACTGGGCGGGGTTTATGTGCCCATTGATCCAGCCGCGCCGCGCGAAAGATTCGCCTTTATGCTAGAGGACACAAAGATTTCACTGGTGCTCTCGGCCCCTGGTGTGCTGGACCAGTTTGTGGCTGAACCGTTTTTGAACAATATTAGGCATTGCGATATTGATCTGGCGGCGCTAAATCACAATGCCAGTGCGAATCTTAAGCATCATTCCAAGGCGACTGATTTAGCCTACGTGATGTACACTTCTGGTTCGACTGGAAAACCTAAAGGCGTGAGTATTCCCCATCGTGGGGTTGTGCGTTTGGTGCAGGAGACGAACTATGTCGCGATCAATGCGAATGATGTATTCCTCCAATTAGCACCAATTAGCTTTGATGCCGCCACCCTGGAAATTTGGGGGGCACTCCTCAACGGCGCCCGGTTAGTGCTTTTCCCCGAGGCAATGCCAACGCCGCAGACGATTCGCCAAGTGGTTGCTGATTACCAAGTCACTTGTCTGTGGTTAACTGCCGGGTTATTTCATTTGATGGTAGATGATAGTCTGGAAGGTTTGCAATCGCTCCGTTACCTCCTAGCGGGTGGAGATGTTTTGTCGGTATCCCATGTGCAACGTGCGGTGGCACAGTTAGACCACTGCACTGTGATCAATGGTTACGGGCCGACGGAAAATACGACCTTTACCTGTTGTTATCCGATATCTGCAGCCGAATCAATTACTCAGTCAGTGCCGATCGGTCGGCCGATTGCCAATACTCAAGTGTATGTACTGAATGCTCAGCGTCAGCCCGTGCCGATCGGTGTCGCTGGTGAACTATATGTTGGCGGTGATGGCTTAGCGCAGGCGTATTTCAACCGATCGTCCCTCACAGAATCGCAATTCATCCCACATCCATTCAGCGATGAGCCAGATGCGCGGTTATATAAAACGGGTGATTTAGTGCGGTATTTACCGGACGGCAATCTCGAATTTGTGGGTCGATTTGATCATCAGGTGAAGATTCGCGGTTTTCGGATTGAGCTGGGTGAGATTGAAGCGGCATTAGGTCAGCATCCTGAGGTCAGAGAGGCGGTTGTGATTTTGCGTGAAGATGTTCCCAACGATCAGCGGCTTGTGGCATATTTCACGACTGAATATGCCGGTTTGACGGCTAGTAAGCTAGCTCAATTTTTGAAATCATTATTGCCGAGTTACATGTTACCAGCGGCATTTATCCGACTTGCGGCATTACCGCTGACGTTGAATGGTAAGGTCGATCGACGATCGCTGCCGGTACCAGACTTTACACTCGGTGAGCGTGACCCACAGTCTGTTGTTATTCCTCAGACGCTGATGGAGGAGATGTTGGCGCGGATTTGGGTTGATGTACTGGGAATTGAATCTCTGGCCCGTAACCGAACGGAAATTGACATCCATGCGAACTTTTTTGAAATGGGTGGCCATTCCCTCAGTGCAGTGCAGATCATTACCCAGATTCGTCAGGTTTTCCAGGTTGAGTTACCCCTATCGACCTTGTTTCAGGCTTCAACCATTGCAGGTTTAGCCAAATTAGTTGCAGCGGAACAGCAGCATGGTCTTGGCGATCGCTCAACCCCTTGGGCTTGTTTGGTGCCGATGCAAACCGGCGGGACGAAACCGCCGGTTTTCCTAGTACCTGGTGGCAACCATGGTGAACGAGAATTAATCACCTTAACCAAATTAATCTATTCCTTAGGTCCGGATCAGACGGTCTATGGCTTACGGACACAATCAGTTGAAGGAAAAG